The sequence TTTTTTAGGCTGATCTTTTTCGTCGGGCTGCGGCTTTTTAGGGTTGATGACATCCTGTTTTGATGCGGGCCGCTCCTTGGGCTTCCATATAAAGCCTTTTAGGATCTTGTCGTCGTCCTTAGCTTGCTTAATATTAATGGCATGATGTTCGGGCTTAAGAATAAACGCGGCGGTTGTTACTTCTCCGTTCTTCATGTTCACCTCAATGCGGCTGGCCATCGAGTGGGTCAGTTCGGTTACCTTGTCTTTTTTACGGTTAAAGTAGATGGCCTCGGCGTTGCCGTTTACCGTAGCGCGCGATATTTTGCTATCCTTAAAAAACACCCGCATGCGCTTGCCTGCCACCTGGTTGAAGAAAGCCGAGTCGCTTTTTTCGATATGCACAATAAACGCCGATGGATAAATATCCATATTATCGGCTTTCTTATTCTTCATGGCCAGGTTAATGGTGTCGCCCGAGATCTGCGCGCCCTGCGACCAGTACATCGGCTTGATATAACTGCGGATCACCGAATCGGAACTTGAATAGAACAGGGAATCGGCCTTACCCTGCAGATCTGATTTAAAGATCTTTACGTTATGGTGCGCGCTCAATATCCTGATGCGGGAGGAATCGCTCAGCTTCGGCGCCATTTTCAGCGAATCGGCGTGCAGCTTTGCTTTTAGTATAGAATCGGCCTGTAGCTTCTTTTTATCTACCGGTAATTTAACGCCGGGTTTGGCATCGGGCTTTTTGTCGGTCGCCGCTTTGGCATTAGCCTGCGCTTTGCCATCTGCCGCCGGTTTTTTTGCATCGGCTGCAACTTTCTTTTGTGTAGTATCGGGCGCTGGTTTTGGGAACAATGGCCGGTTGATATAATCCGGCTTTTCAAAAATAAGCGCTGGCATATCGGCCGATAAAAACTTAGGCATTGTTTTGGCCGTGTAGGGCACAAAAGGCTTGCGCGGTTTAATACTGGTATCGCGGATGCCAGCTAACCGGCGCTTCTCCTGCAGATCCTTTAGCGCTTTGTAAGTTAACACCTGTGTTTCCAGTGTATCGGCACCAATGTACATGGTATCGGTCTTCGACTTTTTAACCGAATCTTTTGGCGCCATAACCGGTTTGGCGTTTTTTTTCGCGGTATCGGCCAATGCGGTGTTTACATTTTTAATAGCGTTGGTAACCGCCTTATCGCTTACCGGCGGCAGGTTCTTCGCGGCGTTGAGGGCTTTGTTTACATCGGCTGGTTTAATATTATTAGCCAATGGTACAGTATTTTTAACCGCAGGGTTTTTAGCGATGGCTTTCGCCAGCGAATCGGCTTTGCCCGGAGATAGTTTTTTTACGGCATCAATAGCCTTGTTCACATCGGCGGCCTTCACATCCTTAACCAGCGGCATGGCATTTTTAACAGCGGGATTCTTTGCGATCGCCTTAGCCATCGAATCGGCTTTGGCAGTTGGCAATGTTTTTGGCAGGTTGGTTTTTACTACGGCATGTATAATGCTATCGCCCGGCGCCACTTCGCCAGTTTTTTTACTGCCTGCTGCCGACTGCGTACTGCCAACTGCTTTAGTGCTGTCGCTCTTTTCTGTAATTAAAATGGCGTAAGGCTTTTGGGTGATCACCGCCTTATCCTCGGCCTTAAAATACTCACCGAGGTTACCTTTCAGTATCATCTTTTGTTCCTTATCCTCAAAGGTGATGTTTTTGATCGCCTTGCCATAGCCCTTCAGTTTATCGTAAAACAAGCTATCGCCCTTTAGCGATTTGGTGCCCTGGCTATAACGGTTCTTCTTGCCGAAGAATGCTTGCTCGGTTTTGGTGTTGTAGGTGCCGTTCTCGGTATACAGCGTGTCCTTGTCCTTTTTTCCGTAGATATGCGTCGGCCCGTAAAAATAGGTGATGCGGCTGCCCGAGTTATAGCGCATGGTATCGGTTTTGATCAACGCGTCGGGACTGGTGGTTACTACGTTATACCTGAAATAGGCATCGCGGGTATTGGCGTCGTAATAGCCGTTGGTGCTGGTCAGTACGTTATCCTTGTTCACCAGCTTGCCGCCATTTACATAAGTGCCATATTTAGTGGCTGTATTATAGTTGAACAGGTTAGTGGTCAGCGTGGCGTCCTTATCAACCATACGTACGTGATTTGTCAGGATGGCTATTTTGGTTTTGTCGTCGTAGTTTAACTGATCGGCATATACGTGCAGCGTATCGCCCTGGGTAATTACCACATGACCATAGCAATCTATAATATTGGTGTTGGGATAGATAATGGTACTATCGGCACGCAGGGTAGAGAACTTTTGCTGGAACACCCCATTGATCACCACCGACACATCTTGTCCATTTAATTTAAAACCATGCCCCGTTTTAGAATCAATCAGGTTGATGGTGTTTTTTTGCTGGGCCATGGCAGCCGCGGCAAGTATCAGTATTATAGACGTTAAGAGCAGTTTCCTCACGTTGGCAAAATTAACTTTTTGGTTGCGCTTATTAAATTAATAATTTTGATGAATGCTGCCTGTGCAACGTTTCACCCATTTTATTGCCCAAAACCGGCTTTTTAATGCCGGTAGCAAAATATTGGCGGCGGTTAGCGGCGGCATGGATTCGGTGCTGATGGCCCGTTTATTAGCCGAAGCGGGGTATACTTTCGGCATAGCCCATTGCAATTTCCAGCTGCGCGGCGCCGAGGCCGATGCCGACCAAAGCTTTTGCCGTCAACTGGCGCAGGAACTGAACGTTGAATTTCACAGCATCAATTTTGATACGGCCAATTACGCTGCGCGGCATAAAATATCTATACAAATGGCTGCACGGCAACTGCGGTATCAATGGTTCGATCAGTTAAGTGCCAGGCATGGCTATACTACCATTGCTTTGGCACATCACCAAAACGATGCTATCGAAACAATATTGTTGAACCTTACCCGCGGCACCGGGATAGCCGGGCTGCACGGGATATTACCCGTTAACGGTAAGCTGGTGAGGCCCTTGCTTTTTTTGCAACGGCTGGAGATAGCCGATATCATCAGCCAAAATAAAATCGCCTATGTAGAGGACAGCAGCAACGCCTCGGCCAAATACGCCCGCAACAAGATCCGGCTGGAGGTAGTGCCAAAACTAAAAGAACTGAACCCCGCCCTCGAAGAGACCTTTGAGCATAACCTTCAGCATTTTCGCCAGTTGGAACAATTGCTGGAGGCCGAACTTGACCGCCAGCGCCTACGCTTTACCGGGCACGACGATGAACTGCACCTGCCCATCGATGCCGTAAAAACCATGTACCCGCAACAACTTTTGCTGTACAACCTGCTAAAACCCTACGGCTTTAACCGCGAACATGCCGATAGCATCATCGCATCGCTGGATAAGCATTCGGGGCGCTTGTTTGAATCGGCTGATTATACCTTAGTACTTGATAGGGGCACCCTGATCCTAAAGAAAAAATCCGGTGCCGGCCTGCAGGGCATCGGCATAAATGAAGGATGCACCGAAATAATTTACGGGCGCTTCCGTTTAACTTTACTGCACGATGATAGCCCGCTGGTGGTTAGGGATAACCCCATGGCCACATCTGTTGATGCTGCATTACTGGTATATCCGCTTATTGTGAGGCCCTGGCAGCCGGGCGATGTTTTTTACCCGCTGGGGATGACATCGAAGCAAAAACTGAGCGATTTTTTTGTGCATCAGAAAACCCCGCTGCATCAAAAAAACGAAGTGCCTGTGCTGGTAAACGGCAACGGTGATATTATTTGGCTTGGTGGTTACCGGCTTGATAACCGTTATAAAGTAAGCGATAACACTAAAAAAGTTACTATATTCGAACTGTATAAAACGCCATGACAGATAATTCGGTATTTACAGAAAAGCAATACCTGGGCCGCGAATGGATACCCATTACCATTCGCCTGGTGTTGGCCATGTTTTGTTTCGCGGCCTACTTTTTTACCGACGAACGCGAACGCAATGGCGATCTGCTGCTGGTAGTTGGCTTCGCCATTATCATCATATCCATCCTGATGGGGTTTTTGCTGCACTTCCGCACCCGGGTAATTAACAAAAGCATTTTGGTTGACGGCCTGTGGAGTAGCAAACTGGTAAAGATAGACCTGAACAGCATTGTTAAGGCCGAAAAAGGCAGCTACAGCCGCTACCTGTTTAACAACCCGGTATACAACCTGCACAAAAGCGGCACCATCCGCTTCTACACGGCTGGCAACGACGCCATCCACCTCACCGACCGCGACGGCCTTGTCTACATCATCGGCTCGCAACACGCTAACGAGTTTTTGCGGGCGATAAAAGAGGAGATGAAGGGTTAGAGATTAGTGATTAGTTGATCAGAGATTAGTTTCCTGTATACTTTCAACGTTCCCTCCCTGGGAAGGGGCGCGGTGGACTTGCGTTATGGCTGGGAGGGGTTTAGCCGCTATATCTTCTGTTCAATTCAGAAAAAAATGAACAAAAATCCTCGTTTTTTGAACAAAAATTGAACACGTAATTTACTGATTTATAATTCAATATATGCGTTTGTTCAGAATTTCAATTTTTCTCCTAACGGCCTTTTTTCTTGGTATTTACATATTCATTAATCTATCGAAAATAACATTGCAGATACCAAACTGAAAATAATACAACCTAAGTTGCGCAACAGCCACTCAAGGGAAAAGTAATAGGCCCCTGCGGCTATGAGCAAACCAACATTAATGAAAGCACAACCGATCATCCGATGAGATTGCCACGCTATCGCTCGCAATGACAATATCTTTTAATGTCATTTAACCATTAGAGGCCCGCCGGATTTTTATAACTCAACATGACATGTATGTTTTTCCGCTGAAGCCTCACCCTGCCCTCTCCAGAGGAGAGGGTTCCAAAGTCTCCCCCTTTGGGGGAGATTTAGAGGGGGCTTTCATCGGCATGTCATAAAAACCATTAGAGGCCGCCGGGATTATATTACTCAGCATGACGGGATGGGTAATTAGCGATCTATCGCCTTATGATACTCCTCCAAAGCCCTATCCAGCGGCTGGCCTTCATTGTGGATGCAATCGCAAAAAGCCATGCAGGCTTGCGGATTTTTGCTGTTGGGGCATTGTGCGGTGCAATCTTGCATGGTGTTGCGGGGCTTTATGTCAAATACCGTAACAATGGTAAGCACCAATAGGGCAACAGCTGCAAACGCCCCTGCAAAAAATTTAGCAGGAAACTTGTTACTTATAGCCATTGGGGCTGGTTCGTTAATAATAGCAACGGGCTGCTTAAAGGGGAGTATGTATTTCAGCCTGTCGTAATACCAGCACAGCAGGTACAGGCAGGCCATTACCATCAGCGGAGAGGAAACGAGAGAGCCGTCAAACCGCACTGCCAGCGAGAGGATGCATATATTAAGGATGATTGGGAAGTAAAGCAGTACACCCAGCAGCGCCGTGCGGGGGATCAGCAAAAGGATAGCCGCTGTAACCTGCGCAATACCAATAAAGGTATAATAGTAGCCAGTATGGCTCAGCGCCTCCAGGTAATGCCCCATAGGGTGGTTGTTGGATAGCGAAGTGAACCGCTCGCCCATGATCTTCACCATGCCCGATGGGATAAAGCCGGCGGCCAGCGCTACCCGGGTAAAAACGGTGAAATAACGCATCCATTTGTTATGGATAGCCTGGCGGTGCAGGCGGTCTATCTTGTATAGTAATTTCATTTTATAAAAAGTACTTTGTTTTGCAAAGTTATTATTTTATTTAATAATACCCCCATCTGCTTTTATTTTAAAACAATGTGCCGGTGTACTTGTTATCAACCATTCGCAGGGTTACAAATCGTTCCCCGTCAAAGCAACAAGCAATTTTAGCATATCACAAAATCTACCTGGTAAATGTCCTCAAGTAATAGCCTGCTATCGGTATCGGATAAGTTTTTGGAAGGTGGCGGCGAAATGGGGGCTTTAACCCGGTCGTTCAATTGGGCGGCCACCACGCTGGGGCATCCCGATACCTGGCCGCAAAGCCTGCTGGCTACGGTAAGCCTTATCCTTAACTCGCGTTTCCCTATGTTTTTGTGGTGGGGGCCGCAACTTATCCAATTTTATAATGATGCGTACCGGCCAAGCCTGGGCAATAACGGCAAGCACCCAACAGCATTGGGCCAGGCGGGCGAAGATTGCTGGCCCGAGATATGGCCCATCATCAAGCCATTGATAGACCAGGTACTGGCCGGCGGCGAATCGACCTGGAGCGAAGACCAGCTGATTCCCATTTATCGCAATAACAGTCTGGAGGATGTTTACTGGACCTTTAGCTATAGCAAGGTGCGCGATGATAAGGGCGATATTGCCGGTGTGCTGGTTACCTGTAACGAGACGACAGAGAAGGTACGATCGTACAATGCTATTAAAAGGGCCAGCCAGGAACTGGAGCTGGCCGTTGAAGCCGCCGACCTGGGCACCTGGGACCTGAACCCTAAAACCGGCAAATTTATGGGTAATACCCGGCTGAAAGAATGGTTCGGCCTGCCGCCTGATGAGGAAATTGCCCTCGGCGACGCGCTAAATTCTGTTATCGAAGCCGACCGGGATAACGTTACCGAAGCCATTACCAAAGCCACAGAAAAAGGCTCGGACGGGAATTATCATATTGTTTATACCATCGTCAATAAAAAAAACAAGGTGCAGCGGGTTGTAGAGGCCAATGGTCGCGCTGTGTTTGATAGTGATGGCAACGCTACCCGCCTGAGCGGTATTTTGCAGGATGTTACCGATGATTACCAGATCCAGCAGCGAAAGGATGAATTTATCAGCGTGGCCAGTCATGAGTTAAAAACGCCTATTACTACGCTAAATGCGTCGATGCAGATCTTGCAGCGGCTAATGAAGACCGACCCGACATCAGACAAGGTGCCAATGTTTATTAATAAGGCCAATAACAACCTTAACAAACTGGTGCGCCTGCTTGATGACCTGCTGAACGTTACCCGCATACAACAAGGTCAGCTGGCGCTTAACAAAACGATGTTTAATTTGGTTGATCTGATACAGGACTGCACCGACCACGTGCGCATGAACGGCGAACACGAGGTGATACTAAGTGGCGACAATGAGCTGATGATCTATGCCGATTACCGCCGTATAGACCAGGTGCTGGTAAACCTGGTGAACAACGCTGTGAAGTACGCCCCCCAATCAAAAAATATCGAGATAGATATCAGCCATACTGCCAACTTCGTCACTGTTTCCGTGCGCGACCATGGCATCGGCATCAACCCCGATAAGTTGCCACATTTGTTCGACAGGTATTATCGGGTGGATGCCTTAGGCCACCAATTCTCGGGGCTGGGTTTGGGCTTGTACATCAGTTCCGAAATTATCGGGCGCCATGGCGGGCAGATCGGCGTGGAAAGCCAGCGGGGCGAGGGTAGCCGGTTTTGGTTTACGCTGCCGATAAATGAGGAGGAGGAGGTTTAAAAACCGACACGAAATTTTCCTGAATTAATCGGATTACACCAATTTTTTGAATGGCGATCCTTTTAATTCGTGTAATTCGATTAAATTGTATAAAGCTTAAAAATCAATTCGTGCTGACACTCAAATCCTGACATTCCCCTTACCCATAATTCCCTATTTTTGCCCCAACACAAACTCCCCTGCCCATGGCTGCCGATAACGCTAAATTTAAAAAACTGCTTGAACTATCCCGTGGCGATTACAAAGCTTTCCTGTACGATTGCGACGGCACCCTGGCCGATAATATGCCCGCCCATACCGATACCTACATCCGCATTGCCGCAAATGACGGTGTTGATATTGACGGCGCCCTGATAGACGAACTGGCCGGCTGGCCCATCCCCGAAGTAGTTAAGGAAATTAACAAGCGCTATAATAGCAACTTCGATCCGGACAAATTCGCGGCCGATAAATATGAACTGTTTTACAACGAATATATCGAACGTATAAAACCCATCGAGTACGTTACCGACCATTTAATAGCCCATGCGGGTAAGTTAAAAATTGGCGTGGTATCGGGCGGCACCCGCCAGGCCATTATCAAAACCCTGCAGGTACTGGGTATACTGGACCTGGTTGATGTGCTGGTATGCGCGGGCGAGACGCCCAACGGCAAACCCTTCCCCGATCCTTTTTTATTAGCCGCCCGGCAACTGGGGGTACAACCGCAGGAGTGCCTGGTGTTTGAAGACGGCAACCCCGGCGTAGCAGCCGCAAAAGCTGCCGGTATGCCCTGGATAAGGATAGATAAAGTGTGATCATCCCACTATTAACCAATAGTAGAGCATCTGTACTATATTTTCTTAATTGTAATAAAAATAGCTGCTTTCATTATAAAAGAAAGTAATACTTCATCATATTTGCGTATCAGTTTATGATATGCGCCTGATTAACTATTACCCTGCTTACAAGCTGCCGGCATTTAATACGCGTTGCGCATGGATAATAGTTGTTTTTATTTTTGCCACCACACACTTGTTCGCGCAGCATGCGCCCCCATCTCCTTTTTCTGCGTTTAAATTCCTTAGTGATATCCCTGCAGATAAGCGGGTTGATAGCGCCACCGAGATCTATAAAAGCAAGTATCGCCGCTTAAACGAAGCAGTGCTGATGGCCGTGCTCGATAGCGTGCAGCAACTTGCCCAAAAATTGGATGATGAACCTTTAGAGGCCAGTGTTTACCTGATGCGGGCCGATTATTACTCGGTAAACAAAGGTTATAACCACCAAAGTATAGCGTACCATCAAAAAGCCATCGATTATACCGCGGCACACTATATGCCGGTTGAAAACGCGGTATGCCTGCATAAAAAAGGCTTATACTATTTCACTTTTAACCATAATATTGAAGCTTGCCGGTACTTTTTGCAGGGGATGGACAAATTCAGGCAAATTGGGTTTAGCCGCATCCCCAATATATCTACCTATATATTAGAGCAGGCCAAGTTTTATTATTCGCTTAAAGATTATGCCACCGCCGAACCGTTGCTGAAGTCGGCCCTGCAGTACCCTATCAACAATATCCGCACAAAAATTAATGTGGTAAATACCATCGGCCTTATTCACCGCGAGTTCGGCCGGTTTCCGCAGGCGATGGATTATTTTAATAAAGCGCTTAAAATAGCCCGGGCAAATAAAGACAGCGCCTGGATAGGTATCATGACCGGCAATATCGGTTCGGTTTATTTTATGCAGGGGCAGTATGTCAAGGCTATACCCTACCTGGTTGCCGATTATAAGGCCTCGTTAAAATACGCCCAATTTTCAAACGCAGCGCAAACTTTGCTTCGCCTTAGCAACATTAGTGTTAATAGCAACCGTGTTAAAGACGCGGCCGCGCAACTGGATTCGGTAGAGATACTGATACACAAAAGCCCCGGCGAAGACGTACTGGCCCTATGGGTGGATGTTTACAAGCAAAGGGAAAAACTGTGTCAATTAACCGGTCAGTACCGCGATGCTGTTAATTACGCTGTTAAATATGAGACATTGAAAGACAGCCTTTCTAAACGTAACAGCATAGCCGCTATAGAGCGGGTTAAGCTAACCTGGGAGGCCGAAAAGTACCGCGGACAAATAGACCATTTACATACCCAGGCCGATGTAGAGGCGTTTAAGCGCAATGCCATGGTGTGTATATTCTTTTTGCTATTGATCATCGTCTTGCTGCTGTTTAACCGCTACCGGCTAAATGCCCGGCGCGAACAGGAAATGCTGTTGCTGAGGAAGAAGCGCGTGGATGAAAAACTAAAAAACGCCGCCGAAGCCCTGCAGGAGTATACCGAAAACATCAAACAAAACAACGCCCAGATAGAAAAGTACAAAGCCGAGATAGCTGCTTTTAAAACCCGGTCGACCACAGATAAAGCCGGCGCCGAGCACCTGGAGAAACTGATGCAGGCCCATATCATGACCGATGAGAGCTGGAGCGAATTTAAAAAGCTGTTTACCAAAGTGCACGCCGGTTTTTTTACCAGGTTACGGAATGATTACCCTTACCTTACCGATACCGACATGCGCCTGCTCTCGCTGGTAAAGCTGGGCCTCAACAATCGCGAAATGGCTAATATGCTGGGTATAACTATCGAGGGTATAAAAAAATCTAAACAACGCCTGCGTAAAAAGATGCAGTTACCATTTGATACAGATATCGAACAAACAGTCGCGCAATTGTAGTAGCTAAGGGTGTTCCTTTGTCCTTGTTTTGTCCACGTCCCGGTTTATAACTAATAGATAATTCCCGTTTAACTTTACAGTTACATTTATCACAAAAACAGCCGCGGGTATTTCGCATCGGTATGATGCATCCGCGGCACATCTGCTAAGGTATGCCAAAGTTAAACATCTACATAGTTGAAGACGAGCCGCTTATATCGCGGATCCTGAAACAAACCGTGATGCGCCTGGGGCATAGCGTATGCGGTTCGGCCACATCCTATCACGACGCGATAGACGGCCTAAGGCAGGCTGATGCCGACCTGATCATCACCGATATTATGCTTGAAGGAGATAAAACCGGGGTAGACCTGGCACATTACATCAATGCGCATTTAAAAATCCCTTTCATTTTTCAATCTTCCGTTATCGACGAGGTAATTATTGATGCAGCGCTTAAAACAGGGCCTTTGATGTTTGTTCCTAAACCACTTGACAGGTACGCGTTATCAGATGCGATCTCAGCTACTTATGCTAAGGCGGTTGTGTATTCCTAAGCGTTGTCCACTATTTGTCCACCGGTTGTGGTTGTGTAACATTTACGCTTTGCCGTATATTTAACTATTGGATAATACAACCATTGGGAATATTCTAAAATAAAAAATGGAAGCAAAAATCGAAAAAAGGAAATGCCCCAGGTGCGGCACAGGTATTCTGGAATACAGAACGCCCCGGGCCTTGTGGGTAAAAGTATTCTTATTCTGGCTTCCCATACGACGATACAAGTGCGGGACTTGCAATAAAAAAACACATGTTTACGGTCAGCCGAAAGCCAATAGCAGCGATGAGAACAGGGCGCGCTTAGAAGCCCTTTAGCCGTAAATTAAAGCGCCAGTTTTATTAGTTGATTCCCATCTAAAACAGGGATGGCTGTTGTTGTATCTATATTCAGGCAAAAGGCAATATCTTCTTCAATACCCAGTTGTTTCAGCCTTTCACTGTGCGATGTTTTCTTAAGATACTGTTTAATATCTTGCTTACCCAACTGGAATAAGTCGTTAGCGGCCAGGGCAGGATCATCCAAACGATAACCATCGCCCTTTAATTGTTCGATCACCGCACCGGCAAACAGCGTATCCTCCAAATTAAAATTATACTTCCAGCCCGCGCAAACCAGCAGGATATTCTCGTTAGTGGTCTTCAGCCAGTTACATAATGCGGTAAGATTAAGGAACGATCCGATAGCGATCTGCTTTGCCTTGCGCGAGAGGTACAGCGCCTGCGTACCGTTGGTAGTGGTGAGTACAACGGTTTTTCCCGACACCTTTTCGGCGGTGTATGAAAATGGCGAGTTGCCGAAATCGAAGCCTTTTACCACCTCGCCATTGCGCTCGGCAGCCAATAAATAATCCGGGTGCTTTTCCTTATAAGCCAGGCATTCCTCTACCTCCGCCACGGGGATAATAGCTTCGGCACCGTTTTCAATACCGTAGCAAATAGATGAGGTAGCCCTGAAAATATCAATGATCACTACAACATATTGTTCAACATCATATAAATGTATCAGCGCCGGGGTAAGGCAAACCTCTAATTTTTTATCTAAAGCCATGGTATTTATCGGCTGCAAAAATAACAGAGAACACGAATTAATTATTAGCGACACGAATTTTTTCGAATGATGCGAATTACACAAATTGTTATCCCGATAATCCATTCGTGAAATTCGGTTAATTCTATTCGGGTTTTAGGATAATTCGTGCCCCCTCAAAAAATTTTCAAATGTTTTAAAATGTTTTCCAATCCCATCCGTCCTTATCTTTAAACAACAATATAATTGACAACAGCTACCCTGATGCCCGACGAAAAAAACAGCACTATCCTTAAAGCCGTTACGGCTTATGGTAAAAGCCTGCTGTCTTTTATCCGCCGCAGGGTAAAAACCGATGCCGATGCTGAAGATATCCTGCAGGATGTTTGGTACCAGTTCAGTTCGGTGGTGAATACCGGGCCTATCGAGCAAACAGGCGCGTGGCTATACCGGGTAGCCACCAACAAGATCACCGATAAATACCGCAAGCGGTCGGAGACCTTACTGGACGACCTGTTTTTAGACGATGAGGAAGGCGAAGATGACGAGGATACCGGTTTCCGAGCCATTTTGCTTACCGAGGCCAAAACACCTGAGACAGAATACATGCGCAACCTGTTTTGGGACCAGTTACTACTGGCGCTTGACGAACTGCCGGAGGAACAGAAGCAGGTTTTCATCTGGCACGAACTGGATGACATCCCCTTTAAGGTGATAGCCGAACAAACCGGCGTTAACGAACAAACCCTGGTATCGCGTAAGCGCTACGCGGTGCTGCATTTAAGGGAGCGGCTGAAGCAATTATATGAAGAGATAACACAATATTAAAAACATTAAGAAAATGAAACAAGTATTTTATAGAGGGCGATTTATATTTATTCCGCTGGCAGTTGCCGCCTTCCTGTCGCTCATCAGCTTTGTGGTGATGCAGTTATGGAATTGCCTGCTGCCCGGCATACTACACGTTACGGTCATTACATTTTGGCAGGCCATGGGCATATTTATTTTATGCAAGATATTATTTGGGTTCGGCAAAGGTGGCCGCGGTTTTGGCGGACGAGATGGTGGCCCCTGGATGCGCCATAAAATGGAAGAAAAGTTTAAGCACATGAGCCCCGAGCAACGCGAAAAATTTAAACAAAAAATGGGCGACCGCATGTGCCACTGGCGCGACCGTAACCCCGGCATGCGCCACCCGTTCGACCGTGAGTGGGATGTAGAGCAGGATAAGCAGGAGGGCACGGCGGAGCCGAAGGAATAAAGCGTTAACCTCAAAGTAACAATTCCCTCCCTTGGGAGGGGTGAGGTGAGGATTGCGTTGGCAGGGAGGGGTTTATACGATACAACAT comes from Mucilaginibacter mali and encodes:
- a CDS encoding RNA polymerase sigma factor; this encodes MTTATLMPDEKNSTILKAVTAYGKSLLSFIRRRVKTDADAEDILQDVWYQFSSVVNTGPIEQTGAWLYRVATNKITDKYRKRSETLLDDLFLDDEEGEDDEDTGFRAILLTEAKTPETEYMRNLFWDQLLLALDELPEEQKQVFIWHELDDIPFKVIAEQTGVNEQTLVSRKRYAVLHLRERLKQLYEEITQY
- a CDS encoding tetratricopeptide repeat protein, with amino-acid sequence MRLINYYPAYKLPAFNTRCAWIIVVFIFATTHLFAQHAPPSPFSAFKFLSDIPADKRVDSATEIYKSKYRRLNEAVLMAVLDSVQQLAQKLDDEPLEASVYLMRADYYSVNKGYNHQSIAYHQKAIDYTAAHYMPVENAVCLHKKGLYYFTFNHNIEACRYFLQGMDKFRQIGFSRIPNISTYILEQAKFYYSLKDYATAEPLLKSALQYPINNIRTKINVVNTIGLIHREFGRFPQAMDYFNKALKIARANKDSAWIGIMTGNIGSVYFMQGQYVKAIPYLVADYKASLKYAQFSNAAQTLLRLSNISVNSNRVKDAAAQLDSVEILIHKSPGEDVLALWVDVYKQREKLCQLTGQYRDAVNYAVKYETLKDSLSKRNSIAAIERVKLTWEAEKYRGQIDHLHTQADVEAFKRNAMVCIFFLLLIIVLLLFNRYRLNARREQEMLLLRKKRVDEKLKNAAEALQEYTENIKQNNAQIEKYKAEIAAFKTRSTTDKAGAEHLEKLMQAHIMTDESWSEFKKLFTKVHAGFFTRLRNDYPYLTDTDMRLLSLVKLGLNNREMANMLGITIEGIKKSKQRLRKKMQLPFDTDIEQTVAQL
- a CDS encoding response regulator yields the protein MPKLNIYIVEDEPLISRILKQTVMRLGHSVCGSATSYHDAIDGLRQADADLIITDIMLEGDKTGVDLAHYINAHLKIPFIFQSSVIDEVIIDAALKTGPLMFVPKPLDRYALSDAISATYAKAVVYS
- a CDS encoding 2-phosphosulfolactate phosphatase is translated as MALDKKLEVCLTPALIHLYDVEQYVVVIIDIFRATSSICYGIENGAEAIIPVAEVEECLAYKEKHPDYLLAAERNGEVVKGFDFGNSPFSYTAEKVSGKTVVLTTTNGTQALYLSRKAKQIAIGSFLNLTALCNWLKTTNENILLVCAGWKYNFNLEDTLFAGAVIEQLKGDGYRLDDPALAANDLFQLGKQDIKQYLKKTSHSERLKQLGIEEDIAFCLNIDTTTAIPVLDGNQLIKLAL